One region of Rana temporaria chromosome 9, aRanTem1.1, whole genome shotgun sequence genomic DNA includes:
- the LOC120914473 gene encoding leucine-rich repeat-containing protein 26-like, giving the protein MNCFVRFSIQSILIGLNTLKIFCCPDVCSCFGGKVDCYGKGLHSVPEDIDEDPHTMLLAYNKITGLKTLSFFKYPNLKHLELHNNLIFTIHHQAFQNLNNLTHLDLSSNQLMVLRPEVFQPLSSLTTLNLGNNRIVWLPGNVLESLTNLRVLHLHTNALTSLRVEILYTLPSLVELRLDGNPWACTCQIQYLLFWMIEHSEKIYEKQQILCGVPKYLNQYPMLQIEPRSFDHCQDFFTLYEYLYFLLIGIALFTASILLCLLTGMTVVFYNRQLLQVQHRPHTYKRKAVRKQEDVTNGNHLPVC; this is encoded by the exons ATGAATTGTTTTGTAAGGTTCTCCATACAATCTATCCTTATTGGTCTCAACACTCTAAAGATATTTTGTTGCCCCGATGTTTGCTCCTGTTTCGGTGGAAAGGTGGACTGCTATGGCAAAGGACTACACTCTGTTCCTGAAGATATAGATGAAGACCCTCACACCATGTTACTGGCCTATAACAAAATCACTGGTCTTAAGACCTTGTCATTTTTCAAATACCCAAACTTGAAACACCTTGAGCTTCACAACAATTTGATATTTACTATTCACCACCAGGCTTTCCAAAACCTGAACAACCTTACCCACTTGGATCTAAGCAGCAACCAACTGATGGTTCTAAGACCTGAGGTTTTTCAGCCATTGTCCAGTCTAACAACTTTAAATTTGGGCAACAACCGAATTGTATGGCTGCCTGGGAATGTGCTGGAGTCTCTGACAAACCTGCGAGTCCTTCATCTGCATACTAATGCCCTAACAAGCTTGAGAGTAGAAATTCTGTACACGTTACCATCTCTTGTGGAACTGAGGTTGGATGGGAATCCTTGGGCTTGCACTTGTCAGATACAATATCTTCTGTTCTGGATGATAGAGCATTCTGAGAAAATTTACG AAAAGCAACAGATATTATGTGGCGTTCCAAAATACCTGAACCAGTACCCGATGTTGCAGATTGAACCCAGATCCTTTGACCATTGCCAGGACTTCTTTACGCTCTATGAATATCTCTATTTCCTGTTAATTGGCATTGCTTTGTTTACTGCCAGTATCCTGCTGTGTCTCCTCACAGGGATGACTGTTGTCTTCTACAATCGTCAATTACTGCAAGTACAGCACCGTCCGCATACCTACAAAAGGAAAGCTGTCAGGAAACAGGAGGATGTCACCAACGGTAACCACCTACCAGTGTGCTGA